The Aliiroseovarius pelagivivens DNA segment GACTTCTATGCCGGTCGTCAGCACGCTGCCAACATGGGCGCGATCCTGCGTGGCTCGCCCGATCTGCCCGCCAACTGGCTGCACATCCCGATCGGTTATAACGGCCGTGCGTCCTCCGTCGTGATCTCGGGTACGCCCATCCACCGCCCGAACGGTCAACGCAAAGCGCCTGACGCCGAGATGCCCAGCTTTGGTCCCTCGATGCGTCTGGATATCGAACTGGAAATGGGGGCCATCGTTGGCAAACCCTCCGAGTTCGGTCAGCCGATCACCGTAGATGAAGCCGACGACATGATCTTTGGCTACGTGCTGCTGAATGACTGGTCCGCCCGTGACATCCAAGGCTGGGAATACCAGCCGCTTGGTCCGTTCCAGGGTAAAGCCTTCGGCACGTCAATCAGCCCGTGGATCGTGACTGCCGCTGCGCTGGAAGAGTTCCGCGCCCCGACGCCGGAACGCGAGAAAGAACTGCTGCCCTATCTGGATGGCTCCAAGGACGGTCTTTATGACATCGAGCTTCAGGTGCTGATGCAGCCCGAAGGCGGCGACACAACGTCGGTGGTTGGTGAAACCAACTACACCCGCATGTATTACTCGGCCGCTGAACAGTTGTGCCACCACGCCATCGGCGGCTGCGCGATGAATGTGGGCGACCTTTTGGGGTCCGGCACCATCTCGGGTCCGACGAAGACCGAATACGGATCGCTGATGGAAATGAGCTGGGCGGGGCGCGAGCCCTTCACGCTCGACACCGGCGAAACCCGCACCTTTATCGAGGACGGCGACACGCTGACCCTGCGCGGTGCTGCCAAGGGTGACGGTTTCCAGATCGGCTTTGGCGATTGCGTCGGACAGATCCTGCCTGCCGTCAGCTGGCCCAAGTAAGGTACCCCGCGCATGACGCAATACGTTGGATATATCGCCATGAGCCTTGATGGCTACATCGCTACCCCAGACGGTGAACTCCGTGAAGTTCACTGTCTGCGCTTTGCTGACTGTTGCGTATGACGCGGTGAAACTAACCTTTGCGGCCGACGCAAGAAGCAGTAAAGACGGGCTACCGCCATTCCTGCCGATGGTGTAATCGGCCCAAAGCTGCCACAGAGCAACCCAACAACAAAGAGCCGGTTCACGAACATAAGCTGCCTTTCACTCTGACAGCGTAACAATACCTTCCCTTACCAACTGATTTCGGCCTGTCCACCCTTATGAGGGACAGTCACAGCGCGTCTTTTTCCTCATCTTGATCACTAACAAATCATCTATCGGAAGGAATGCGCTTTGAGACCTACAGGAAAGGGTGAATTTGAATCACTATACTTCGACTACCCCTCATTCACGGCTCCCGACAGGGAACATGTCCTGGCGCAAAACAGGTTCACGGTCGCCATTGTGGGTGCCGGCCCAGTGGGCATGTTTGCCGCTTTAACGATGGCGCGGTTTGGCATTCCTTCGGTTCTGTTCGACAACAAGGATACGTTCAACGACGGCAGCCGCGCGATCTGCATTCAGCGCAGCAGCTATCAGGCACTTGAGCGTGCCGGAGCGGTGGCATCCTTTCTCGACAAACCTTATGGCTGGACCAAGGGGCGCACGTTCTATCGCGGCCAGCAGATTCTCGAATTCGAGATGCCGCATTCGGACAGCGACAAGTACCTGCCGATGTACAACATCCAGCAGCAATATATCGAGCAATACCTGTGGGATGCGGTCGAAGCATCAGAATTGATCGAAACCCGCTGGTGCAGCGAAGTGACGGGTATCGAAGACACCGAAGGCGGGGTGCGGCTGAGTGTCCGGGATACGAATGGCGAATATACTTGTGATGCAGAGTGGGTCATGGCTGCCGACGGTGCCCGCAGCCCGATCCGCGGAATGCGCGGGCTTCGCCTCAAGGGCGACAATTTCCCCGGCCGTTATGTCATTGCCGATGTGCAAATGGATCATGACTATCCCACCATTCGCCGGGCCCTGTTCGACAGCAAGTCAAATCCTGACAAAACGATCCTGATTCACCGGCAGCCCGACAATATTTGGCGCATTGACTA contains these protein-coding regions:
- the fahA gene encoding fumarylacetoacetase, encoding MSQLKKSWVDSANSAETPFPLNNLPYGVFSTADTEPRCGVAIGDMILDMQAAEEAGLIEIGDEPVFDVPFWNELMELGSDAWSALRARLGQLLGEGSTERDAVEPLLVAQADAELHMPFLVSEYTDFYAGRQHAANMGAILRGSPDLPANWLHIPIGYNGRASSVVISGTPIHRPNGQRKAPDAEMPSFGPSMRLDIELEMGAIVGKPSEFGQPITVDEADDMIFGYVLLNDWSARDIQGWEYQPLGPFQGKAFGTSISPWIVTAAALEEFRAPTPEREKELLPYLDGSKDGLYDIELQVLMQPEGGDTTSVVGETNYTRMYYSAAEQLCHHAIGGCAMNVGDLLGSGTISGPTKTEYGSLMEMSWAGREPFTLDTGETRTFIEDGDTLTLRGAAKGDGFQIGFGDCVGQILPAVSWPK